One region of Anaeromyxobacter paludicola genomic DNA includes:
- the rpmJ gene encoding 50S ribosomal protein L36, which translates to MKVRASVKKICDKCKVIKRKGVVRIICPANPRHKQRQG; encoded by the coding sequence ATGAAGGTCCGCGCGTCGGTCAAGAAGATTTGCGACAAGTGCAAGGTCATCAAGCGCAAGGGCGTGGTCCGGATCATCTGCCCGGCCAACCCGCGCCACAAGCAGCGCCAGGGCTAG
- the rpsM gene encoding 30S ribosomal protein S13 translates to MARIAGVDLPREKRIEISLQYIFGIGKTTARLVLERAQVAATTRTKDLTDDEVRRIRETIEQNLKVEGDLRREVSMNIKRLMDLGCYRGLRHRKGLPVRGQRTHTNARTRKGPKKGLIRKAPAPAPKA, encoded by the coding sequence ATGGCTCGTATTGCAGGCGTCGACCTTCCCCGCGAGAAGCGCATCGAGATCTCGCTCCAGTACATCTTCGGGATCGGCAAGACCACCGCCCGGCTCGTCCTCGAGCGCGCCCAGGTCGCCGCGACCACGCGGACCAAGGATCTGACGGACGACGAGGTCCGCCGCATCCGCGAGACCATCGAGCAGAACCTCAAGGTGGAGGGCGACCTCCGCCGCGAGGTGTCGATGAACATCAAGCGGCTCATGGATCTCGGCTGCTACCGCGGCCTGCGCCACCGCAAGGGTCTCCCGGTCCGCGGCCAGCGCACCCACACCAACGCCCGCACGCGCAAGGGCCCGAAGAAGGGGCTGATCCGCAAGGCGCCGGCCCCCGCCCCCAAGGCCTAA